TATGTCCTGGTGTAGTTTCTTGTGCAGATATTGTCTCCGTGGCTGCTAGGGATGCTTCAGTTGCTGTGAGTACTAATtcattaaatcagtttttttcagtttttgtaCATTAAATTCTAGCCTTCttattcttgttttgtttttggaactGATAATGTGTATGCATATAGGTTGGAGGTCCAGACTGGTTAGTGCAGCTTGGAAGAAGGGATTCGACAACAGCAAGCAAAGCTCTGGCTGAAAGCTCGCTTCCCAGTTTCTTAGACAGCCTTGAAAGCCTTACGAGGAGATTTGATGGTTTAGGCCTGAATGTCAGAGACTTTGTTGCGCTCTCGGGTGCACATTCAATTGGACAAGCTCAGTGCTTCACATTCCGCGGAAGAATCTATAGTAACACCAGTGACATTGATGCAAATTTTGCTCGAACTCGCGGACGAAATTGTCCAGCAGCAGCCAATGTTGGTAATGCAAATTTGGCAGCACTTGATTTGGTGACACCTAACCAATTGGACAACAACTACTTCAAGAACTTGATCCAGAAGAAGGGGCTCCTTGCTTCCGATCAAGTTCTCTTTAGTGGAGGAAACACAGACAGCATTGTCTCGGAGTATAGCTCAAAACCTGCAAACTTCAAGGCTGATTTCGCGGCTGCTATGATTAAGATGGGAAACATTAACCCTCTCACTGGCTCAAATGGGCAGATAAGAAGCGTTTGTAGTGCTCTAAACTAAAATTTGAGCTTTCAGAGAGTCAACAGCAAAGCAACAAAAACTTGCGAATGTCTTGTTCTATATATTGATTCATTCAAATGTAAACTTATACAGTACTGTATACAATAAATTCATGGAATGAGATATAGATTGAGAGAATATTGTTCTTCCTAGATCTTGGGgagaaatttaaaataattacAGAAGACAATAAAATTGTActtctgtgtgtgtgtgtgtgtgtgtacatTCCACCTTGAAATATCAGTTACCTACAGTATATTAAATGATGGAGTATAACAAATTTCAGTATATgcaatttcaaatttcaatgcAAAGAAATCCTAAGGTTCTAAATAGCAGAGTATTTCAATACTTGAACTAGAGCATTTGCCAAAACAGGAATTTTGTACACTATACAATCAACTCC
This is a stretch of genomic DNA from Argentina anserina chromosome 4, drPotAnse1.1, whole genome shotgun sequence. It encodes these proteins:
- the LOC126790740 gene encoding lignin-forming anionic peroxidase-like — protein: MIKSFSSSANVASVAVLLLLALMSTTSSAQLSSTFYDSTCPNALATIRKSIRTAVSAERRMAASLIRLHFHDCFVQGCDASILLDDTDSITGEKNALPNLNSVRGYDVIDNAKSEVEKLCPGVVSCADIVSVAARDASVAVGGPDWLVQLGRRDSTTASKALAESSLPSFLDSLESLTRRFDGLGLNVRDFVALSGAHSIGQAQCFTFRGRIYSNTSDIDANFARTRGRNCPAAANVGNANLAALDLVTPNQLDNNYFKNLIQKKGLLASDQVLFSGGNTDSIVSEYSSKPANFKADFAAAMIKMGNINPLTGSNGQIRSVCSALN